CGGTCGGCTTCGTACGCCGCCGTGGAGCGGATGACGGAGTCCCTTGGCGACGGGTCTCCCCTGGTGGCGGACATCCGTGGCCGGGTCGCGGCGCAGTACGGCACCGACCCCCGCACCGAGCTGCGTTGAGCACCCTGATGGACCATCTGGAAGTCACGCCCGCGCGCCTGCAGACGGCGGCTACGGAGATCCGGCACGCGGCGAAGGCGATCGATGAGCTGGTCGCGCAGCTGGAGCAGGACGCCGCGGGCCTTCGTGCGCAGTGGGCGGGCGAGGCACACGATGCCTTCGACACGGCGCAGGCCCGCTTCACGGAGCTCATGGCCTCGCGGACGGAGCTGGTGGGCACGATCTCCGCCGCCCTGGAGAATCTCGCCGTGGGCTACTCCACCCTTGACCTGGAAGCGGCACGAGCATTGGGGGCGACGGCATGATCCGACGACGTACAGGATGGCTCGCTCTCGGTGGCATGCTGGCTGCGCTCGCGCTGGGGGGCTGCTCGCAGGCGCCCGGCACGGACGACTCGTTCACGGAGCGCATCCCCGCGGCGCTCGAGCGCTCCGACCTCGGGGTCACCGAGTCATGGGCAGACAAGGGCGTCGACGGGCTGACCACGTACCTGTCGGTCGGCGTGAGCCTCGACCGGGACGTGATCTCCGCCGGCGAGCTGCAGCAGCTCATCGCGATCGTGGTCGACGAGAACACGGTCTCCGTCCGAAATCTCCGCCTCTCCGTCGAGGACGAGGCAGGCGAGGACATCGATATCGTCCCGCTCCTGGAGCAGCTGGGGGCCGACCCGCTCGTGGGCACGTTCGTCAGCATCACGTTCGACGAGGCGACCGCCATCGCGGAGGGAGCGGCCTCATGAGCGGGACCGCCGCGAACCAGCGGATCCGGCTCGACGGCGCGATCCTCTCACGTCAGGCCTCCATCCTCGGCGATGCGTCGAGGACGTTCGGGACGGTCTCCGCCCGCGTGGACGCGCCGCTGTCCGCTGACGCGTTCGGGGTCCTCTGCCAGGGGATCCTCGTGCCGGCCGTCACGACGCTGGCCGGCCGGTCACGGGAGCTGCTGGATTCCGCCCGCACCCTCAGCGACCGGATGTCGACCGCCACGGAGGCGGCCACCACGGCGTTCGCCGCGCTGGAGGACGAAGCGGTGCAGACGTTCTCGGGAGATCCCTCGTGAGCGCGGGCAGCGCGATCTGCGGGGAGATCCGGGGCGGCGGCTGGGCGAGCGGTCTTCCGACGAGCGGGCCGGGCGGGGATTCCTGCGCCGACATCCCGGGCATCGCCGGACTGCTTCTGGACTACGTCCGTCCGCTGCGGGACTGGTTCGATCAGCTCCTCGGGGATTCGGCCGGGGTGGCGGGATTCGCCGCGTCCTGGGAAGACTCGGAGCGGTCGTTGCTT
The sequence above is a segment of the Microbacterium caowuchunii genome. Coding sequences within it:
- a CDS encoding WXG100 family type VII secretion target is translated as MDHLEVTPARLQTAATEIRHAAKAIDELVAQLEQDAAGLRAQWAGEAHDAFDTAQARFTELMASRTELVGTISAALENLAVGYSTLDLEAARALGATA